The DNA region ggatagtattcctacgagcagaagccatgacctgcaacaaagaacaaagataaatcctttggtccttgaaatggttagtgaaaatgctatgcttatgatgcatgatgatgctatgatgttatgctcaatcacaaacatgtggcacacacaaacaagtcacacaatagccctaggtttgaaggcttgcatgaggtttaaaggtaagtaccctcccctgaagtttagttgattcatcctgtcctacaaaagtaaccaggttctaagggatctcaaaatcattgatccttcacaagggtggttgttcagtaggcaacttacttgccaaccaaaaccctccaagtttaggatctcaatgagtgtagtatcgagtatcaaccaacttcagtcttcaccaaagccggttatctcactactttctaaaggccaagatgggatgactagggttctaaaagtcagttagtgtattgacaacatatggcagcctcatattatcctcaacttgcttaaggaacataagcaccaaccaagaagtcacactaactatggccaccagatcaaccatatcgatatacgccgtacagtttccttggtctattgccatttacctaaggtacactagatccgggttagggtctttcacacataagagcacccaacagataagtataaagcaaacaaggcaaacaattttaaagtgatctaattcctaagggtacccctcttttattaaatccccagtgaagtcgccagttctgtaacacggtgggagaactgactttagttaaatgttgcggatagcaagagtcgccatcgacttttattttatccaaaaggaaaggacataaaagaacaggaaagaccttaaaaagattttgaggtcggggggtaggttatacaaagggaaggtattagcaccctttatatccatggttatccatgggctcttagttacttagctcactttgtttgtttgcaagagtgtagtgtgtgattagaaaaatttctttaagtactttgtaatgaccctcgtatgggtgtatacaaagcctagtttagaaattgtgaggtgtaaaagtaattttgaaaagtgtgagcaagtaactatgagatacctaccctagattaagtctttcgtgttctcgtatattctttcaatggtaagactgtccctattattaaggaataggtagtcattaccttggatgtgtttaagggacgggcgtagggtcatcgtatggtcaataAAGGCAACATAAGGGatgtctttagcaactcgtagggactatcatcatatttaccgaagggacaagatcattatatcgtaggcaacctcgtagggacttgatcttttaagtttatagggacttgatgatttttctgtttgaagggactttgcttaagacacccctattttcgagggacttgaccatttaaagaaggcaaccaagaggaataccctaggaagtacagatggcgatcaaagatcgacctacgtgtgtgagtgttatttttcagatatttgtcttgaatttaattttctaagttcaattatttacagttagttttttgcactccctaaattactaaccacgcaataaatatttacaaaaataaaagaaagaaaaataaattcctaaactatgacatggctatgggacagatacataataatcaggcgagaaagaataaatttacaacctatacatttgttcctaatattataaataaaacaaaattaaaataaggaaaataatgaagcaaaaatagaatagataaaagcaaataataataaaataataaataaacaatggtaataaagcaataataaaataacaataataataaagtgataataaaaaggttagaattttaaaagaaattattttaggttaaacaagttagatttttttagaagttattagaaaaatatgagtttaaaataaattagtaataataaaagaattcaaaatacattaatgtacaagttataaaataaaagagttatatgaaaaatattaagttagttatttacaaaataaataaagattatagaaaatatcaaattattagattaataggtttattattattattcaattagaaaaatggtcaattagattttatttacaaaatatataaggatttattattataagtaagtaataaaaaaaaagttattaaaatagttagtatttattatttatttacaaaaaatataaggttatagaaaaatattaaataattaatttagtaggttttcacgccctacattactaaaccacgcagttaatataggatcaatggcaggaatttaaatggcagaaaaataaatggcagaaaaataaaatggcagaaaataaatggcagaaaataaaatcctaattattacaacgctttggtgcagttacataataaagatggcgaaaagtaaaactgaaaatattacaagttaaaacttaaaatattacaagggcgaagcagttacagtgtatgaataacataaatatgagcgaaaataggaaataataataaggtttgttaaggtttaagaaaaggtttatggtttagaggaaacaacacggttagagttttaggtttgaaatttagagtttgtggcgaaattgtcagggtttaggaaaaatcagggtagtcagttatgaaaaaaaaagtgtgcagatctaaatatatgtatataaaaaaaatatgaattaaaaaaaaacaacggcgttgctagcgcaaaattgcgatcatcgcaactggatcggataacacaaatgccacgcctcatacacgtatatgtgaaaacggcgtattgacacgatccgatccgaaaacataatcaaattataacataaaatagaaatatatatatatatatatatatatttaaccaaaccgcatgtatctgaAATACACAACACAatcacacatatgaacatgtatttgaaacacagtaacaaatatatcaacaaaatagataaagtatatatcatatataaactattaccaaactgtgtgtacgatagtatagatcagccactctcagtttctcttttttgttctgtccTTTGGCCTttctctatcagtcatgctagtaaatatatataggaacaaattaggttaatgataatgggcctaagtttattttgaaacccaatattaaattaaaaactgaataaagttaaataattaaaatagttaaaattaaaataaaaactaattaacctatttatttattctagacccaatataaaaataaatagactcaaaaaaaaaaaaaagtcgggcaccaaaatgctcgaaaaaataaaatgaacacgtcaaaataatcagcgcgaaataaatgactcggaaaaatacagcgtttggtcggattttgaaataaaaattatgaccgtttaaactgctcagactgatcaacatatgaccaaaaatagtcgtaaaaatatttttagcatgtcaacTTAAACCAtgtgaaccgcagattaatgttaccgacatttgcaaacttaaacttgacattttttcgttgactaattttaggcacagttaaaaagttaatttgaccagtctgtttgtaaatttcgagaaattattccggttaatattaagacagaaaaaaatgttatgctatgaagatgatgcaaatgaatgtgaaacaaaaaattggttagagttaaaaatagagggcaaattttggggtgcaacaaATAGGAATTAATATGAACTTAATCTCTGAAGATAATTTTGATTACACCAACCTTGACCATGTTTCTCCAACCCCCTCACCAATTCCCACACCCAATAATTCACCAAAACACACTTTTTCCCTCTTGTTGAAACATTTGTTGCTCAGAATCAGTTAGTTGAATTTTCTGCTTCTGAACAACCTTCACCCCTAAACACAATGCTTGAACCCCCCTATATGTTTATAGTGGGAAAGTTATTTCTTCTAGATCTGAGTCAGAGCATGATGCATAAGGGTTTGGAGATCATATTTACCTAAAATATTTAAAACCTTCTCACAAAGTCATCAAACTTATCCCCACCATACTCATCCAAATCTTTTCTCCTCAAGGCCACCCTTATAACCTAACATGTTCTGCTTCTGAAGCTGAACATGTAATCCATGTTCAACCTGAAATAAAACTTCCATCAGAAACTCAACCATCATATCAACCTCACCCCAACATCTCCTCATAGAGAACCTAGCTCTATTCAAAGTCAACCCTGAGATCAAGTTATATCTGAACTTCATATTGAAACTGAACAAGTTTTTCAGGATCTATCTCTAGTTAAAATTGCTTCTGAACCTAGAGTTGAGTCTAAACATATCCCTTTTAACCTCCTTCATCCTGAAATATATCTAAATTCACCTAATCTTGAAAACCATTCATCTGAACTCGGACCCTCTCATTCAAACACCTCATCCATCTTtcaatccacccatctttgaaatttttaccatgaactacgaggttttgatccctcatttatgttggtacgtaggcataagaccaaaagtctTATCAAACAAAAATGcaaataatgaatttttttctcatcctctcattctatttttaaaacaaacatcttttcaaccaaaacaagaacacgcaaaaagggctccctaggagtacctaggacactttgggtgttaataccttccctctgtgtaaccaacccccttacctgtaatctctgacattttagtagttttgatttgaaaaatttgtacctttggaaataataaaagtgtggtggagactctagttttattgatgttgagttaaccaatagctcaatggtcatgaatttaccgctacagaaaaaaatggtgactctgttggggagtagtcctcagtgtgtttagcctactttttatgtgaaTTATATTTGTTGATTATTGATATTTGTATGTTTGTATATATTATGTGTATGATATTTTATGTCTGTTGTGTTTGGTGATCACTGTGTAGTGAGATAAGTCCTAACACGGACTTGAGAGAACTTATGATTAGGATGGTGGGTATAGTCAATGTTGGCTTTGATGGAGTCATTCCTAaacaagttgacttgagatcccccactcagtggaggcccctttgggattactgatgtcacacaagtagtcGTAGTTGGTATCACTTTTTTCGACCGGGGAGcctgagaagctgaggacctttAGAAACTCATTTACCCCTCTTAGCCTTATTAGGATGTAGTGCGGTAGCTAACCAGGAGCTATCCTGATTTAGTTGATtcacgatactacactcagatgattttctcttgagaatattattaGCCCCCGAGCAAGTCGGAAGGCCGGtaatatctgaaagatggatTGTTGAATCTGGGAACTTTTTATAACATGctctacaagtttttatccttagtacactcctttgggatggttcttaacccgactccatgctcgtgacttacccattgattcttggttgatctgatcagttaccatcaatatcaatggatcttgggtattgatggggtgaaaaccctaatccaccaaaatggatgattgattttgacgatgacttgatccatcccttaacctttgtttgtgttttccttgtttgtgattgttgctTTCACGCATACTTGCACATCATAAAattcatcacaaaaataaatttcaaggaacaAAGGTCGTGattgcaaatatttttagaccatggattatgggagaaggaacactaagaaatacagtttcagatgtccagatttaAAAGAGTTAAGGCATCTAGCATCCTTTATAGTTGATCCCTTGAACTTCCAAGACCGATATGGAAAGCGTTGATATATTCTGGGTACTAAGATGGAAGTTGGTCTCATCAACACTTTGGTCCTGGTTTATGATTCTATgtatcattgcttcactttcccggattatCATCTTATTCCCACTTTAGAGGATAATTCTTATTTGGTTGATTTGTCCATTTCTAATCAGATTCCATTTTTTGGTTTAGAAGAAGATCTAAAGCCTCTTGATATTGCCaaagctcttcatttgaagaaatccGAGATTGAAGCTCATATGACTTCTAAGAGTGGTATTCGAGGGATTCCTGCCAAGTTCTTGATAGGAAAAGCTCACTATTTTGATGGTATGAGGAGTATGGGCACATTCGAGGCTATCTTCGCTCtgctcatttatggattggtTTTGTTCCCCAATGTTGATAACTTCATTGACATTAATGCCATAAATATATTCTTGATTGGAAATCCAGTTCCAACCCTTCTTGGAGACACTTATTATTCTATTGACCATAAGACTTCGAAGAGTGGGGGAATGATTATTTGTTGCACGCCTTTGTTGTGAAAGTGGTTTATTCCTCACATGTCGCAGTCTATTTCCTTTTGGGATCTCAATAATGGATTAAGGTGGTCACAGAAAATCATGACTCTTACTCACTCTGATATTGTatggtataatcgtgtttatgatggggtgatgattattgatagttgtggtgagtttCCCAATGTACATCTTATTGGTACAAAGGGAGGCATTAACTACAACCAAGTTTTGGCGCGCTGTCAGTTTGGGTATGCTATGAGGGGTAAACCAAACAAGAATTGGTTGAGTAGTTTCTATCTCAAGGAAAATGAAGATAATAGAGCTTTCAAGGAGAAGATTGTTCTTGCTTGGTATAATATTCGTAGGAAGGGAAGATAAGAATTAGGAAGGAAAGATTGTGTCTCCTAAGAACCCTATCTTCAATGGGTCCAAGCTAGAGCTCTTGATCTTAAGATGTTGTATCCTTGCCAAGAGCCTTTGCCTATGACTGATAGATGTCCTACTCTTGTTTTTCTGATTGATGCTGAGAAACTTCATATTGCTTTTACCCATATGCAACAAGAGAGAGATGCTTGGAAGAAAAAGTATCAGATTGTTGAGTTCGAGAATTCAGAGATTCAAATGCTATTGAAGCAAAGGGATGAAGAAGACTCTGCCAATAAGAAGAGAAAGGCGCAAgtggatttattttcctctagcCCTATTCTACATGCTGATTATTCTAATGTTCTTGCTACCTCTGGTGTTTAGAAGAGTGTTGTAGACAACATAATGTTGGGAAAAAGGAAGATGAAGGAAGAGTATGAAGAAAAGATCGGAAAGTTAGAAAAGATGTTACGATCTACTATTGGTTCCTCCTCTAATGTagttgttagggatccttaggatgttattttccttttctcttgtatttgtattttggtttctgaaattgtactcagtgtaatccttccaaatatTATGAATAAAAATGAGATTTTGTGGTCAATTCAATTTcttattattgattattattgttgAAATATTTATAAATAAGACTTTGTATGTTCTTTGAAAATGATAAaatcaaaaacattgcattcatgcatcatttgcatcgCAGGTTTCTTGCATTCTAGCCCTTCGGCCAGGTGTCTCGTGAACTTCATCTTTGTAACAATCAAGTTGACGCATCATtacaacactcgtgctaatcatCAACGCAAGATGGATCAATTGGAGCAAGAtaaccgtgaactcaaagaggagGTTTCTAGACTTACTAGCCTTATGTAGTCTCTCATCATAACTTAGAGTCAGGCGGATCAAACTCCGGCAACTCCGCAACAACGGACAATTATCTCCGAGATTACCTCAACGTCCGTGTTTGTGGCTCCAGTCAACCAGCCTGCGCACTCTATGCCTATCAAATTCCCTTGGGGAATTCCTCAAAACTATGTGCCTGAGGCTTATGCTCCTACCATTTCTCCCATGTCGGCATCGCCCCGTCATGTCTACTCTTTCTCCTGTTGTGCATGTCATGCCCCGCGTTAAAGAGACTATCTACCATTTTGAGTCGTTTGAAGGCCAAGATATGTATGAGAAGATagatgaaatgaaggatcagcTGAAGAAGGAAATGAAGACCCTGAAGGGAAAATATTTGTTTCGGAAGAGCGCTTATGAGCTCTGCttggtgcccaatgtcaagatccctattaagttcaaggtccctgactttgagaaataaAAGGGGAACACTTTCCCTATaatccatcttgtgatgtatgcccgcaatATATCAACCCAAACAGACAATAACTAGTtgctcattcattatttccaggatagcttgaTCAATGTCGCTCTTCGTTGGTACATGGGTATAGACAGTGGTACCATttgtactttcaatgacttaggcgaggcctttgtcaagcagtataagtaaAATATGGATATGGTGCTTGGTTGTGACTAGCTTCGGTCTATGTCTCAGAGAGACAAAGTGTCATTTAAAGAATGTGTGCAAATATGGAGAGAGCTAGCCGCTCAGATCAgtcctccgttggaagaaaaagaaatgacaaagatctttcttAAGACTTTGAGTTCATATTACTATGAGCGTATGATTGATATCTCTCCCAATGATTTCACCtagatggtgaacatggggatgcgtaTAGAGAAAGGTCTCCGTGAGGGCAGATTGTCTAGAGAAGAAGCATCAACCGGTAAGAAGTATGGGAGTGGTATCTAGAAAAAGAAGGAtggagaaactaattcagtgaCTGTGGAGAGGAGAAGGAAGCCTTATGTGAAGAAGAGTTCCATATctcatcaacaacatcatcagGTGTCTTCTGTTATTCCAGTGTTTGCCAATAATTCTGTCATTCAATTAGCAACAAtccaacctcaacaacaacaacaacatactcataacaacaatcacaacaataataagcacaacaactatgagaggaagaaggtcaTGTTTGACCCTATTCCGATGTCCTATGCAGAATTATATCTGTCTCTTATTATCAATAATTGGGTTCAGCCAAAAAGTCCTCTGCCTATGCCTGAACCTCTAtcgtggtggtataagcctgattAGCATTGTGCCTATTATCAAGGGGTACCAGGACATTATATTGATAACTGTTATCCGTTGAAATACGAGTTTCAACGGTTGGTAAgaagtgggatggtgtcctttaaggaccaTGCGCCGAATGTTAAATCCAATATGTTACTCGCTCGTGGTAACTTCTATGTaaatatggtggacggttgtccatGTGAGTACAAAGTTTATGATGTTCGACATATCCGAAGGTCCTTGGTAGAGCTTCACAAGACTTTGTGTCAGATTAGTGAATGCGATCATGATCATGACGGTTGTATCATTTGTAGTGTCAATCCACGTGGGTGCGTGATTGTGAAGAGGAATATTCAAAGGTTAATGAATGAAGTTATGATTCATATCCTCCAAGCTAGAAATACGAATGATGACGTGAATATGATTGTTCTAGTTTTCAAAACTCCTAAACgagtggtgattcagtatgatagtAGTAAGAGaagcaatagatcggtatcaccgttagtGATATGGATGGCATGCCCAGTTCCGTACACAAATGATAAAGTTGTACCTTACAAGTACGATGCTACTATGATAAAATATGGGAAGAGGTTCATGTTCCCGCAGCTACTTCAGTAGTAAGCATTGCTGACATTGTCAAGGTCACCCGAAGCAGTCGAGTGTTCAGTCTGGTATTCCCGAAGGCTGTTGAGAATGTTGTAGTTGGAAATAAGGCCTTGGTGGTTGTTCCTTTGTTTGATCCTGTTAACACTCTAATATGTCAGTATGGTGAGTCTAGTGGTTTGAAGAATAAGGATAATAATGATGAAGTACTTCGTCTAATAAAGAAGAGCGAGTTTAACGTCGTGGAGCAACCACTCCATACGCCTTCCAAGATTTCTGTTTTATCTCTATTAATAAATTCTGAAGCACACCGTGAGGTTT from Lathyrus oleraceus cultivar Zhongwan6 chromosome 1, CAAS_Psat_ZW6_1.0, whole genome shotgun sequence includes:
- the LOC127103380 gene encoding uncharacterized protein LOC127103380, with amino-acid sequence MEVGLINTLVLVYDSMYHCFTFPDYHLIPTLEDNSYLVDLSISNQIPFFGLEEDLKPLDIAKALHLKKSEIEAHMTSKSGIRGIPAKFLIGKAHYFDGMRSMGTFEAIFALLIYGLVLFPNVDNFIDINAINIFLIGNPVPTLLGDTYYSIDHKTSKSGGMIICCTPLFCGEFPNVHLIGTKGGINYNQVLARCQFGYAMRGKPNKNWLSSFYLKENEDNRAFKEKIVLAWYNIRRKGR